Proteins found in one Neodiprion lecontei isolate iyNeoLeco1 chromosome 6, iyNeoLeco1.1, whole genome shotgun sequence genomic segment:
- the LOC107219560 gene encoding histidine-rich glycoprotein, translating into MISLSGTLPFCMALLFCVAITSCREIRDRRDLETAESKHHFEKGGGEEHHSDHFHHHGDKGDKGYKSHHDHEKGEKGHHDKEGHHGHYHDHEGHKKHHHHDDGYHAEHHKGEKGEKGHKYGEKGHYGKGHSTKGHHEVKKLDEYKKDKEFHDEHHDSGHHEKHGGHHHEHGHKKGGHHKGGHHHSGHHEDHYGKKGHHEKGSHHHDHKGHKGAGGHDEHHHHHHGYGKKGGHEDHKKWAFKKGH; encoded by the coding sequence ATGATATCGTTGAGCGGCACTTTGCCGTTCTGCATGGCGCTGCTATTTTGCGTGGCCATTACATCATGCAGAGAAATAAGGGATCGCCGCGACCTTGAGACGGCCGAGTCCAAACATCACTTCGAGAAGGGTGGTGGTGAGGAACACCACTCCGACCACTTCCACCACCACGGGGACAAGGGTGACAAGGGCTACAAGTCACACCACGACCACGAGAAGGGAGAGAAGGGCCACCACGATAAGGAGGGACACCATGGTCACTATCATGACCACGAAGGTCACAAGAAACACCACCACCACGACGACGGCTACCACGCTGAGCACCACAAGGGCGAAAAGGGTGAGAAGGGTCACAAATACGGTGAGAAGGGACACTATGGAAAAGGGCACAGCACCAAGGGCCACCACGAAGTCAAGAAACTCGACGAGTACAAGAAGGACAAGGAGTTCCATGACGAACACCACGACTCCGGTCACCACGAGAAGCATGGCGGACATCATCACGAGCATGGGCACAAGAAGGGCGGCCACCACAAGGGAGGCCACCACCACAGCGGCCATCACGAGGACCACTACGGAAAGAAAGGACACCACGAAAAGGGATCTCATCACCATGACCACAAGGGTCACAAGGGCGCCGGAGGTCACGACGAgcaccaccatcaccaccatGGATACGGAAAGAAGGGAGGTCACGAGGACCACAAGAAATGGGCTTTCAAAAAAGGACATTAA
- the LOC107219568 gene encoding histidine-rich glycoprotein: protein MTERQSISMFSPNSTSMARGFGLKSCLALAVLCAVISASSARDVREKRDLVAAASHHGHHHESGGGHKHHSDHHEEHGEKGDKGYKKHHHHHEGDHGHHGKEHHAGHHEEHGGHKKGHHHEDGHHGHHHEHGHGHKGHKFGEKKGHKKGEKSHGYHKKAHKDEYHKEHKFYDDHHKGGHHEKHGHHHGHHGSKEGHHKKGGHHHSGYHDDHHGKKGHHDKGHYDHDHKGWHGKHGHDHHHSHHEDYGKKGGHHEGKKHGYSHGHH from the coding sequence ATGACGGAGCGTCAGTCAATATCCATGTTCAGTCCCAATAGCACAAGCATGGCCAGGGGGTTCGGATTAAAGTCCTGCCTGGCATTGGCGGTGCTCTGCGCTGTGATATCAGCTTCTTCTGCCCGTGATGTGAGGGAGAAGAGAGATCTCGTGGCCGCCGCATCGCACCATGGCCATCACCACGAGTCCGGCGGAGGCCACAAACATCACTCCGATCACCACGAGGAGCACGGCGAGAAGGGTGACAAGGGTTACAAGaagcaccaccaccaccacgaAGGCGACCATGGTCATCATGGCAAAGAGCATCACGCTGGACACCACGAGGAGCACGGCGGCCATAAGAAGGGGCACCATCACGAAGATGGCCACCACGGCCATCACCATGAGCACGGACACGGCCACAAAGGGCACAAATTCGGAGAGAAGAAGGGACACAAAAAGGGCGAGAAGAGCCATGGTTACCACAAGAAGGCCCACAAGGACGAGTACCACAAGGAACACAAGTTCTACGATGACCACCACAAGGGTGGACATCATGAAAAGCACGGACACCACCACGGGCACCATGGATCCAAGGAAGGACACCACAAGAAGGGAGGCCACCACCACTCCGGCTACCACGACGATCACCATGGCAAGAAAGGACACCACGACAAGGGGCACTACGACCATGACCACAAAGGCTGGCATGGAAAACACGGACACGATCACCACCACTCGCATCACGAAGACTACGGAAAGAAGGGCGGACACCACGAAGGCAAGAAGCACGGTTACTCCCACGGACATCATTGA